Proteins co-encoded in one Arachis hypogaea cultivar Tifrunner chromosome 13, arahy.Tifrunner.gnm2.J5K5, whole genome shotgun sequence genomic window:
- the LOC112791997 gene encoding uncharacterized CRM domain-containing protein At3g25440, chloroplastic isoform X1: MFSAALFRAARHGFSSRFKRDSIFTLYCLVEDFPTIASYPAASWCFQSSTLHTCIHPQTCNTAWHLSRVPYLPSQSGYLWQRSNIFGIPGILRNSKPARYISNESVQVKTDYDVVRFSLGSPDDISSIKKSPKKKMSRKAKLNELRFYRLKAKKKMNSPNPEVRIRYKLEKAKRKETWLIEKLRKYHMLKIPAETFDPEILTEEERHYLKRTGEKKKHFVMVGRRGVFGGVVLNMHLHWKNHETVKVICKPCKPGQVHEYAEELARLSKGIVIDIKPNNTIIFFRGKNYEQPKVMSPPDTLSKTKALEKYRYEQSLEHTSQFIEKLEKELEEYHQHLAKFRKGKDDTTKDIKGPSSTRTN; the protein is encoded by the exons ATGTTTTCTGCGGCCTTATTCAGAGCTGCAAGGCATGGGTTTTCAAGTAGATTCAAGAG AGATAGCATATTCACGTTATACTGTCTAGTTGAGGATTTTCCGACCATTGCATCATATCCTGCAGCAAGTTGGTGTTTCCAGTCTTCAACTCTTCATACGTGCATACATCCACAAACTTGCAACACAGCATGGCATCTTTCAAGGGTTCCATATCTACCTTCTCAATCGGGATATCTTTGGCAGAGATCAAATATATTTGGAATCCCTGGTATTTTGAGAAACTCAAAACCTGCCAGATATATAAGTAATGAATCAGTTCAGGTGAAGACTGATTATGATGTTGTGAGGTTCTCTCTTGGGTCACCTGATGATATTAGTTCCATAAAAAAGAGCCCAAAGAAGAAAATGTCTAGAAAAGCTAAATTGAATGAGCTCAGATTCTACCGCTTGAAGGCTAAAAAGAAGATGAATTCCCCAAATCCAGAGGTTCGAATTAGATATAAGCTTGAAAAG GCCAAGCGAAAAGAAACATGGTTGATTGAGAAGCTAAGGAAATATCATATGCTGAAAATCCCTGCGGAaacatttgatcctgaaattttAACTGAGGAAGAGAGGCATTACCTGAAGCGAACGGGTGAGAAAAAGAAGCATTTTGTTATGGTTGGGAGACGAGGAGTGTTTGGTGGGGTAGTTCTTAACATGCATCTTCATTGGAAGAATCATGAGACAGTAAAGGTTATATGCAAACCTTGCAAACCTGGGCAGGTTCATGAATATGCTGAAGAGCTTGCTCGACTGAGCAAAGGCATTGTGATTGACATCAAGCCTAATAATACTATCATTTTCTTCCGTGGTAAGAACTACGAACAGCCAAAAGTAATGTCACCTCCAGATACATTATCAAAAACAAAG GCCTTGGAGAAATATAGATACGAGCAGTCACTTGAACATACAAGCCAGTTCATTGAAAAGTTGGAGAAGGAGCTTGAAGAGTATCACCAGCACCTCGCAAAATTTAGAAAAGGGAAAGATGATACAACTAAAGATATTAAG GGACCATCATCTACCAGGACAAATTAA
- the LOC112791995 gene encoding L-ascorbate oxidase homolog yields MTRTVVSVVMLCILAATVIAEDPYVYYTWNVSYGTISPLGVPQQAILINNQFPGPEINGSSNNNIVVNVFNNIDEPLLFTWHGIQLRKNSWQDGTPGTMCPIQPGTNFTYKFQVKDQIGSYFYFPTIGLQRVAGGVGGLRVFSRLLIPVPYPDPEDEYWFIIGDWYTKSHKTLQGFLDSGRSIGRPDGVVINGQTAKGDGSDKPMYTMKAGKTYKLRICNTGTKDSLNFRIQNHPMTLVETEGSHTVQNVYDSLDVHVGQCFTTLITADQEPKDYIVVASTRFTKYSLTGKAIISYEGSSTPPSPDLPPAPVGWAWSLNQFRSFRWNLTASAARPNPQGSYHYGQINITRTIKIVNSVSREGGKLRYAINGVSHADPDVPLKLAEYYGYASKVFDYNLISDNPTDVSKITIAPNVLNATFRDFIEIIFENHEKSIQSYNLDGYSFFLVAMEPGRWDESKRQNYNLLDAVSRHTVQVFPKSWSAIMLTFDNAGMWNMRSENAENRYLGQQMYFSVLSPGKSLRDEYNLPITQQTCGFLKDLPVPAPVYS; encoded by the exons ATGACGCGCACGGTTGTGTCGGTGGTGATGCTGTGCATCTTGGCAGCAACCGTGATTGCTGAAGATCCATACGTGTACTACACATGGAATGTGTCGTATGGCACCATTTCTCCATTGGGTGTTCCACAACAAGCTATCCTCATAAACAACCAGTTTCCAGGCCCTGAGATCAATGgctccagcaacaacaacattgTTGTCAATGTCTTCAACAACATCGACGAGCCCCTCCTCTTCACCTGGCATGGTATCCAGCTGAGGAAGAATTCATGGCAGGATGGTACCCCTGGAACAATGTGCCCCATTCAACCAGGCACCAACTTCACCTACAAGTTCCAGGTGAAGGACCAGATCGGTTCCTACTTCTACTTCCCCACCATTGGCCTTCAGAGAGTTGCTGGTGGAGTCGGTGGCCTGAGAGTGTTCAGCAGGTTGTTGATCCCAGTTCCATACCCAGATCCCGAGGATGAGTACTGGTTCATCATCGGTGACTGGTACACCAAGAGCCACAAGACTCTCCAAGGCTTCCTTGACAGCGGCCGCTCCATCGGAAGGCCCGACGGCGTTGTCATCAACGGCCAAACCGCCAAGGGAGACGGATCCGACAAGCCCATGTACACAATGAAGGCTGGAAAGACCTACAAGTTGAGAATCTGCAACACTGGCACCAAGGACTCCTTGAACTTCAGAATCCAGAATCATCCAATGACCCTTGTTGAGACTGAAGGCTCACACACCGTCCAGAACGTCTACGACTCTCTTGACGTCCACGTCGGACAGTGCTTCACCACCCTCATCACCGCCGATCAGGAGCCCAAGGACTACATCGTCGTTGCATCAACTCGCTTCACCAAATACAGCCTCACCGGAAAGGCCATCATCTCCTACGAGGGATCCAGCACTCCCCCTTCACCTGATCTTCCACCTGCTCCCGTTGGTTGGGCCTGGTCTCTCAACCAGTTCAGGTCATTCAGGTGGAACCTAACTGCCAGCGCTGCAAGGCCTAACCCTCAAGGTTCTTACCACTACGGTCAGATCAACATCACCCGCACCATCAAGATCGTCAACTCTGTCTCCAGGGAAGGTGGTAAGCTCAGGTACGCCATCAACGGTGTCTCCCACGCCGATCCCGATGTTCCATTGAAGCTCGCTGAGTACTACGGTTACGCCAGCAAGGTCTTCGACTACAACCTCATCAGCGATAACCCCACCGACGTCAGCAAGATCACCATTGCACCTAACGTCCTTAACGCCACCTTCAGGGACTTCATTGAAATCATCTTCGAGAACCACGAGAAGAGCATCCAGTCTTACAACCTCGACGGTTACTCCTTCTTCCTCGTCGC CATGGAGCCAGGAAGGTGGGACGAATCAAAGAGGCAGAACTACAACCTTCTGGATGCAGTGAGCAGGCACACGGTGCAGGTGTTCCCCAAGTCATGGTCAGCAATCATGTTGACATTCGACAACGCGGGAATGTGGAACATGAGGTCTGAGAATGCCGAAAACCGCTACTTGGGACAACAGATGTACTTCAGTGTTCTTTCTCCAGGAAAATCATTGAGGGATGAGTACAATCTTCCCATCACTCAGCAAACCTGCGGTTTCCTCAAGGACCTGCCAGTACCAGCACCCGTTTACAGCTAG
- the LOC112791997 gene encoding uncharacterized CRM domain-containing protein At3g25440, chloroplastic isoform X2, producing the protein MFSAALFRAARHGFSSRFKRDSIFTLYCLVEDFPTIASYPAASWCFQSSTLHTCIHPQTCNTAWHLSRVPYLPSQSGYLWQRSNIFGIPGILRNSKPARYISNESVQVKTDYDVVRFSLGSPDDISSIKKSPKKKMSRKAKLNELRFYRLKAKKKMNSPNPEAKRKETWLIEKLRKYHMLKIPAETFDPEILTEEERHYLKRTGEKKKHFVMVGRRGVFGGVVLNMHLHWKNHETVKVICKPCKPGQVHEYAEELARLSKGIVIDIKPNNTIIFFRGKNYEQPKVMSPPDTLSKTKALEKYRYEQSLEHTSQFIEKLEKELEEYHQHLAKFRKGKDDTTKDIKGPSSTRTN; encoded by the exons ATGTTTTCTGCGGCCTTATTCAGAGCTGCAAGGCATGGGTTTTCAAGTAGATTCAAGAG AGATAGCATATTCACGTTATACTGTCTAGTTGAGGATTTTCCGACCATTGCATCATATCCTGCAGCAAGTTGGTGTTTCCAGTCTTCAACTCTTCATACGTGCATACATCCACAAACTTGCAACACAGCATGGCATCTTTCAAGGGTTCCATATCTACCTTCTCAATCGGGATATCTTTGGCAGAGATCAAATATATTTGGAATCCCTGGTATTTTGAGAAACTCAAAACCTGCCAGATATATAAGTAATGAATCAGTTCAGGTGAAGACTGATTATGATGTTGTGAGGTTCTCTCTTGGGTCACCTGATGATATTAGTTCCATAAAAAAGAGCCCAAAGAAGAAAATGTCTAGAAAAGCTAAATTGAATGAGCTCAGATTCTACCGCTTGAAGGCTAAAAAGAAGATGAATTCCCCAAATCCAGAG GCCAAGCGAAAAGAAACATGGTTGATTGAGAAGCTAAGGAAATATCATATGCTGAAAATCCCTGCGGAaacatttgatcctgaaattttAACTGAGGAAGAGAGGCATTACCTGAAGCGAACGGGTGAGAAAAAGAAGCATTTTGTTATGGTTGGGAGACGAGGAGTGTTTGGTGGGGTAGTTCTTAACATGCATCTTCATTGGAAGAATCATGAGACAGTAAAGGTTATATGCAAACCTTGCAAACCTGGGCAGGTTCATGAATATGCTGAAGAGCTTGCTCGACTGAGCAAAGGCATTGTGATTGACATCAAGCCTAATAATACTATCATTTTCTTCCGTGGTAAGAACTACGAACAGCCAAAAGTAATGTCACCTCCAGATACATTATCAAAAACAAAG GCCTTGGAGAAATATAGATACGAGCAGTCACTTGAACATACAAGCCAGTTCATTGAAAAGTTGGAGAAGGAGCTTGAAGAGTATCACCAGCACCTCGCAAAATTTAGAAAAGGGAAAGATGATACAACTAAAGATATTAAG GGACCATCATCTACCAGGACAAATTAA
- the LOC112791996 gene encoding L-ascorbate oxidase homolog, translated as MARAVILVAMFCLYAATVIAEDPYVYYTWNVSYGTISPLGTPQQAILINNLFPGPEINCSSNNNIVVNVFNNLDEPLLFTWHGIQLRKNSWQDGTPGTMCPIQPGTNYTYKFQVKDQIGSYFYFPSLGLHRMAGGVGGLRIFSRLLIPVPYPDPEDEYWFLIGDWYTKGHKALKQILDRGESIGMPDGVLINGQTAKLDGKEKPLYTMKAGKTYKLRICNIGNKDSLNFRIQGHPMTLVETEGSHTVQNTYESLDVHVGQCFTVLVTANQEPRDYVVVASTRFTGYFLDGKALIGYEGSDKAASLFIPHAPITWFWSLNQFKTFRWNLTASAARPNPQGSYHYGQINITRTIKFVNSVFRDRGKLRYAINGVSHVDPETPLKLAQYYGVDDKVFKYNIISDNPHDFISKITVAPNVLTATFRDFIEIIFENPTISVQSYNLGGYSFFLVGMEEGRWSPERRESYNLLDAVSRHTVQVFPNSWSAILLTFDNAGMWNLRSENAENRYLGQQMYISVLSPEKSLRDEYNLPLTQQICGIVKDMPVPGPVYH; from the exons ATGGCTCGCGCAGTCATTTTAGTGGCAATGTTTTGCCTCTATGCAGCAACCGTGATTGCTGAAGATCCATATGTTTACTACACATGGAATGTCTCTTATGGTACCATTTCTCCATTGGGTACTCCACAACAAGCTATCCTCATCAACAACCTGTTCCCTGGCCCTGAGATCAATTgctccagcaacaacaacatcgTTGTCAATGTCTTCAACAACCTGGACGAGCCTCTCCTCTTCACCTGGCATGGTATCCAGTTGAGGAAGAATTCATGGCAAGATGGTACACCAGGAACAATGTGCCCCATCCAACCGGGGACCAACTACACCTACAAGTTCCAGGTGAAGGATCAGATCGGTAGCTACTTCTACTTCCCAAGCCTTGGGCTCCATAGAATGGCTGGTGGTGTTGGTGGCTTGAGAATATTCAGCAGGTTGTTGATCCCAGTTCCATACCCAGATCCCGAGGATGAGTACTGGTTCCTCATTGGTGACTGGTACACCAAGGGACACAAGGCCCTCAAGCAGATCCTTGACAGAGGCGAGTCCATTGGAATGCCTGACGGTGTTCTCATCAACGGTCAAACTGCCAAACTCGACGGCAAAGAGAAACCACTCTACACAATGAAGGCTGGAAAGACCTACAAACTCAGAATCTGCAACATTGGTAACAAAGACTCCTTGAACTTCAGAATCCAAGGCCATCCCATGACACTTGTTGAGACAGAAGGCTCGCACACCGTTCAGAACACCTACGAGTCCCTTGATGTCCACGTCGGACAGTGCTTCACCGTTCTCGTCACCGCCAATCAGGAGCCAAGGGACTACGTGGTTGTTGCCTCCACTCGCTTCACCGGTTACTTCCTTGACGGAAAGGCACTCATTGGCTACGAAGGCTCCGATAAAGCCGCTTCCTTGTTCATTCCACACGCTCCAATAACCTGGTTCTGGTCTCTCAACCAGTTCAAGACATTCAGGTGGAACCTTACGGCTAGCGCTGCCAGGCCTAACCCTCAGGGATCTTACCATTACGGTCAGATCAACATTACTCGCACCATCAAGTTCGTCAACTCTGTCTTCAGGGATCGTGGCAAGCTCAGGTACGCCATCAACGGTGTTTCCCACGTTGATCCCGAGACTCCACTCAAACTCGCTCAGTACTACGGCGTTGATGATAAGGTCTTCAAGTACAACATCATCAGCGACAATCCCCACGATTTCATCAGCAAGATCACCGTCGCCCCTAACGTCCTCACCGCCACCTTCCGGGATTTCATTGAGATCATCTTTGAGAACCCCACCATATCCGTCCAGTCCTACAACCTTGGCGGTTACTCCTTCTTCCTCGTCGG CATGGAGGAAGGAAGGTGGAGCCCAGAAAGGAGAGAGAGCTACAACCTTCTTGATGCAGTGAGCAGGCACACCGTGCAAGTGTTCCCTAATTCATGGTCGGCGATTTTGTTGACATTCGACAACGCTGGAATGTGGAACTTGAGGTCGGAGAATGCGGAGAACCGCTACCTGGGACAACAGATGTACATTAGTGTGTTGTCACCGGAGAAGTCGTTGAGGGATGAGTACAACCTTCCCCTGACGCAGCAAATCTGCGGTATCGTAAAGGATATGCCAGTTCCGGGACCTGTGTACCACTAG